The stretch of DNA AAAATGAAGATTTCGATGCGATCGTATTGGCTGCCGCTGGTTTGAAGCGTATGGGATGGGGCGATGATATCGTCACTGAATTCCTCGAAACAGATCTCTGCCTGCCAGCGATCGGACAAGGCGCTTTGGCAATCGAATGCCGCGATACCGACACGGAATTGGTGGAGCTTTTGACAAAGATCAATGATTCCTATACACAGCAGACAGTCGCTGCTGAACGGACATTCCTATATTTGATGAACGGCAGCTGCCAGGTACCGATTGCTGGCGTTGCCCATATGGAAGATGATGATGTCGTGCTGACGGCATTGATTGCTTCCGCTGACGGCAAACAAGTATTCAAGGAAGAAGTCCGCGGTGCTGATCCGCAGGAAGTCGGTAAACTTGCCGCGGAAAGAATGCAGCAGCAAGGTGCGCAAGAAATTGTCAATGAAGCGATCCGGGAGTCGGAATCCCAATGAGCCGGCTGCCGGCCGTGAAGGTGCTCGTAACGCGCCCGAAACAGCAGGCATTCCGCTTGGCAGAAAAGCTGGTTCAGGCAGGAGCTGAACCGATCATGGTTCCGCTCTTGAATTTTCAATCAAGATTTGATGATAAAAATGAGAAGCTCTGTCAGGAAGGCGAAAGATTCGATTGGCTTTTTTTCTCCAGTAAAAACGGAGTGGAGCATTTCCATGCATTGCTGCGCACCTATTCCAGCTTTGAGAAGTGGGGTCATTGCCGGATTGCAGCAGTCGGACAGAAGACAGCGGAAGCGATAACGAGACTTTTCGGCAGGGAAGTTGATTTGGTGCCGGATGCGTACACAGCGGATGCCCTGGCTGCTGCGTTTTCCGAAGCGCATGACCCTGCCAGCCGGATCCTGCTGATCCAGGGGAATTTATCACGTCCGGCATTGGCAAATGGATTGAAACAAAATGGCTTTGTATTTGAGAAAATGGTTGTCTATGATACGGTAGAGGAGAAAAGCAATCAAGAAATGCTTCTCGATGTCCTGAAACGGGAACAGCCGGAAGTGTTGACGTTTACGAGTCCATCGTCCATCGAGGTCTTCCTTGCTTTCATCGATGACGCTGAAATGGAACGGAACCAGCTTGATAAACTTTGTCTCGTCATCGGACCGACAACCGAGGAAGCTGCCAAGCGGCATGGTTTCCGTAATATCCTGCTGCCTGCTCAGTATACGGCAGAAGCAATGATTGATAGGTTAGTACATTTTTATGAACAAAGGACAGGTGAATGACAATGGCAGAATTCAAACGCCACCGCCGTTTGCGTACTTCAGCAAATATGCGGGCATTAGTAAGAGAAACAGAAGTGACAGTGGATGACTTGATTTATCCGGTTTTCGTTGTCGAGGGAGAAAATGTGCGCAATGAAGTTTCTTCCATGCCGGGTGTATTCCAGCTGTCTTTGGACAATTTGTCAGCTGAAATGAAGGAAGTAAGCGATTTGGGTATCAAATCCGTATTGTTCTTCGGTATTCCTGCTGAGAAGGATGAAGTCGGATCAGGTGCTTTCCATGATCACGGTATCGTACAGCGGGCAATCAGTCAGACAAAAGAGGAATTCCCTGAGCTTCTATTGATCGCAGATACTTGCCTCTGCGAATATACATCCCACGGTCATTGCGGTATCGTGCATGACGGAATAATCGATAATGATGAATCACTGGGCTATTTGGTAGACACTGCAGTGAGCCAGGCGAAAGCGGGAGCGGATATCATCGCCCCTTCCAATATGATGGACGGCTATGTGCAAGCAATCCGCAAAGGACTGGATGAAGCCGGTTTTACCAATATTCCGATTATGGCTTATTCTGTCAAATACGCGTCTGCCTTCTATGGTCCATTCCGCGAAGCGGCGGATGGCGCGCCGCAGTTCGGTGACCGCAAAACGTATCAGATGGATCCTTCCAACAGAAGGGAAGCCCTCCGCGAAGCGACATCCGATATCGAAGAGGATGCCGACTTCCTTATCGTGAAGCCAGCGCTTGCTTACTTGGATATCATCCGTGATGTCCGGAATCAATTCAACGCACCGATCGTTGCTTACAACGTCAGCGGGGAATACAGCATGGTGAAGGCTGCTGCTTTGAACGGCTGGATCGATGAGAAAGCGATCGTCATGGAGAAAATGATCGGCATGAAACGTGCCGGTGCGGATTTAATCATGACTTACTTTGCCAAAGACGTGGCAAGATGGCTGAAGGAAGATAATTGACTAGGGAGGAATTCTGATGAAAAGCTTTGAAAAATCGATAGCAGCATTCGAAGAAGCGAAGCAGCATATGCCCGGCGGGGTTAACTCCCCTGTCCGTGCGTTCCGATCCGTAGGGATGGATCCGATTTTCATGGATAGCGGAAAAGGCTCCAAAATCACGGATATCGATGGCAATACGTACATCGACTATGTGTTGAGCTGGGGACCCCTTATCCTGG from Terribacillus sp. FSL K6-0262 encodes:
- a CDS encoding uroporphyrinogen-III synthase gives rise to the protein MSRLPAVKVLVTRPKQQAFRLAEKLVQAGAEPIMVPLLNFQSRFDDKNEKLCQEGERFDWLFFSSKNGVEHFHALLRTYSSFEKWGHCRIAAVGQKTAEAITRLFGREVDLVPDAYTADALAAAFSEAHDPASRILLIQGNLSRPALANGLKQNGFVFEKMVVYDTVEEKSNQEMLLDVLKREQPEVLTFTSPSSIEVFLAFIDDAEMERNQLDKLCLVIGPTTEEAAKRHGFRNILLPAQYTAEAMIDRLVHFYEQRTGE
- the hemB gene encoding porphobilinogen synthase produces the protein MTMAEFKRHRRLRTSANMRALVRETEVTVDDLIYPVFVVEGENVRNEVSSMPGVFQLSLDNLSAEMKEVSDLGIKSVLFFGIPAEKDEVGSGAFHDHGIVQRAISQTKEEFPELLLIADTCLCEYTSHGHCGIVHDGIIDNDESLGYLVDTAVSQAKAGADIIAPSNMMDGYVQAIRKGLDEAGFTNIPIMAYSVKYASAFYGPFREAADGAPQFGDRKTYQMDPSNRREALREATSDIEEDADFLIVKPALAYLDIIRDVRNQFNAPIVAYNVSGEYSMVKAAALNGWIDEKAIVMEKMIGMKRAGADLIMTYFAKDVARWLKEDN